GAGTAATGATATCGAGTAATTGCTTGATTTCTGTCTTAAACTCGAACTGTTGTGCCTGAGACATAAATGCTCCTTCTGGTTTGGAAATTTTGTTTGCACCAAATAAAAGGCCTGCTCTCATTGTCAAGGGTTGCGAAGAAACAAGATTTTTACTTGACCGGGTCAGGGGGCTTGGGTAGAGAGTTTCCCCTGTCGGATGGTGGGTGTAGCTCAGTAGGCAGAGCACCTGGTTGTGGCCCAGGATGTCGCGCGTTCAAGCCGCGTCACTCACCCCATTAGACAATACGGGACAGTTCGTCTGTCCCTTTTTTTTCTCGCTTTTTGTGGTGGGTGTAGCTCAGTAGGCAGAGCACCTGGTTGTGGCCCAGGATGTCGCGCGTTCAAGCCGCGTCACTCACCCCATTTGACACCCAAGCAGAACCGGATAAGAACTGGTTCTGCTTTTTTTTTGGGGAGGTCGCATGGCTGCATTCACGGGCATCAACCACCTGGCCATGGTCACGGCGGACATGGACCGAACGGTACACTTCTGGCGGGATCTGCTCGGCATGCGTCTTGTCGTTGGGCTTGGGCATCCCGGGTACAGGCATTATTTTTTCGAAATCACAGACAAGGACATGATCGCCTTTTTCGAATGGCCCAAAGTGGAGCCCATTGCCGAAAAAGATCATGGCGCCCCGGTGCGCGGGCCCGCGGCTTTCGACCACCTGTCCTTTGGAGTGGAGAGCCTTGAAGAGCTGGGGCGTCTCAAGGACCTGCTGGAAGCCAATGATTTCTGGGCTTCGGAATTCATCGATCACGGGTTCATTATTTCCCTGTACTCCTTTG
This window of the Desulfomicrobium macestii genome carries:
- a CDS encoding VOC family protein; its protein translation is MAAFTGINHLAMVTADMDRTVHFWRDLLGMRLVVGLGHPGYRHYFFEITDKDMIAFFEWPKVEPIAEKDHGAPVRGPAAFDHLSFGVESLEELGRLKDLLEANDFWASEFIDHGFIISLYSFDPNNIPIEFSYAVPEYDVHSHPIMIDSHPTPAALEGSKPRPERWRDAVPSDSDRGIYPGEAEAVRAAFTKKT